A stretch of [Clostridium] scindens DNA encodes these proteins:
- the allB gene encoding allantoinase AllB — protein MYDLVVKNGKLVTPDRVYEADIAVKDGVYSAFLAKRSEAAAKEVIDAKGCYVFPGIIDCHAHLNEPGFEYREDFETGSRAAVVAGCTCLIDMPLNNDPSLMNKEIFDLKMGRISKHSAVDFALWGGIVGDYDSQPGSVKNNMDDLVDLHHCGVAAFKGFTCPNGDLFPTVNMGNVRKALEILKPYNALCGFHCEEFGQVLEREKEAKAKEGRTSDEKIRDFLDSHDVWTEYVATKNVIDMARATGGRVHICHVSHPMVAQVVKDAIHEGLKITAETCPHYLGFTEDFVFEKGAPAKCTPPMRTKEDMEKLWDYVLDGTLSCVGSDHSPAADEEKDNATKDIWHAWGGLNSIQFFLPMMFDMVVNKKGLSPTLIAKVMDYNPAKVFGLYGQKGAFELGFDGDIVIVDPEKEWECRQEELLTKGHVSCFDGLQGKGTPICTIIRGKVVAADGAYKEDAIGYGKYVTPVKAD, from the coding sequence TGCAAAAGGATGCTATGTATTTCCGGGCATTATTGACTGCCATGCACATTTGAATGAGCCAGGATTTGAATACCGGGAAGACTTTGAGACAGGATCCAGAGCGGCAGTTGTGGCGGGCTGTACTTGCCTGATCGATATGCCATTGAACAATGACCCATCCTTAATGAATAAGGAGATCTTCGATCTGAAGATGGGACGCATTAGCAAGCATTCGGCTGTTGACTTTGCTTTATGGGGCGGTATTGTCGGAGATTATGACAGTCAGCCGGGATCGGTAAAGAATAATATGGATGATCTTGTGGACCTGCATCACTGCGGCGTAGCGGCATTCAAAGGATTTACCTGCCCGAACGGCGATCTGTTCCCCACTGTCAACATGGGAAATGTAAGAAAGGCATTGGAGATACTCAAGCCATATAATGCGCTTTGCGGCTTCCACTGTGAGGAATTCGGACAGGTGCTGGAGCGGGAGAAAGAGGCAAAGGCAAAAGAAGGAAGAACCAGCGACGAGAAGATCAGAGACTTTCTGGATTCTCATGATGTATGGACGGAGTATGTGGCAACCAAAAATGTCATTGACATGGCAAGGGCCACAGGCGGAAGGGTCCATATCTGCCATGTAAGCCATCCGATGGTGGCCCAGGTAGTGAAAGACGCCATCCATGAAGGACTTAAGATTACCGCGGAGACCTGTCCGCACTATCTTGGATTTACAGAGGATTTTGTATTTGAGAAGGGCGCTCCGGCCAAATGTACGCCGCCAATGCGGACAAAAGAAGACATGGAGAAATTATGGGATTATGTGCTGGATGGAACCTTATCCTGCGTTGGAAGCGATCATTCTCCGGCAGCAGATGAAGAGAAGGATAATGCCACAAAAGACATCTGGCATGCGTGGGGCGGACTGAATTCTATCCAGTTCTTCCTCCCAATGATGTTTGACATGGTAGTGAACAAGAAGGGATTAAGCCCTACGCTGATTGCAAAAGTTATGGACTATAATCCTGCCAAAGTATTCGGGCTGTATGGTCAAAAAGGCGCGTTTGAACTTGGATTTGACGGGGATATCGTAATTGTTGACCCCGAAAAGGAATGGGAATGCAGGCAGGAGGAGCTGCTGACCAAAGGTCATGTGTCCTGCTTCGACGGACTGCAAGGAAAGGGAACGCCAATATGCACCATTATCCGAGGCAAGGTGGTTGCTGCTGATGGGGCTTATAAGGAGGATGCGATCGGCTACGGTAAATATGTGACGCCTGTGAAAGCAGACTAA
- a CDS encoding NCS1 family transporter has product MSDVNNEVKQGADSLAPIKDKDRIMGWGSYLMLWLGGCISIGTLTMGSAQLDKGLNLMQVFLAVLIGSTILVIGICANDRFSYKSGAPYAIQLKSAYGTKGNVVPVMIRGLPAIVWYGFQTWLGGSAINQISIAIFGYDNVVLFFILFQVLQIILSVKGFQGIKWVENVGGVVIVCAMLYMLFVCVTQYGDVIGDKLISKEGTWGMPFIAAIIAFFGNSTTVMLNAGDYSRELKSGFSVGKRGVAYFIAMVPTTVLLGLIGAMASTATGIANPINAFSQMVHNKVLLIATLGFILFAQMTTNLASNVVPPAYAFMDAFKMKHRTAVILVGILAVCTCPWILTNDSSAAGLDMFVKIYTAFFGPIFAVLITDYYILHRGKVEGEKLDDLYDDKGNHAGINWAAIIATVIGAVIGLINVDISFFTATIPTGLVYYFCMKKMPSCERFRKGTSLEK; this is encoded by the coding sequence ATGAGTGATGTGAATAATGAAGTAAAACAGGGAGCCGATTCTTTAGCGCCAATTAAGGATAAAGACCGGATTATGGGGTGGGGCTCTTACTTGATGCTCTGGCTTGGTGGATGTATTTCAATCGGAACGCTGACCATGGGCTCAGCCCAGCTGGATAAGGGATTGAATCTGATGCAGGTGTTCCTCGCCGTGCTGATTGGTTCCACGATCTTGGTTATCGGCATCTGCGCCAATGACCGATTCAGTTATAAGTCAGGGGCTCCGTACGCGATTCAATTAAAAAGCGCGTATGGGACGAAAGGAAATGTCGTACCGGTTATGATCAGGGGGCTGCCTGCCATTGTTTGGTATGGTTTTCAGACATGGCTTGGAGGTTCTGCGATTAACCAGATATCGATTGCTATATTTGGGTATGATAATGTTGTATTATTCTTCATTCTGTTCCAGGTGCTTCAGATCATCCTTTCCGTGAAAGGATTCCAGGGCATCAAATGGGTGGAAAATGTAGGCGGCGTGGTAATCGTCTGCGCGATGCTGTATATGCTCTTTGTATGCGTCACCCAGTATGGGGATGTTATCGGGGATAAGCTGATCAGTAAGGAAGGAACATGGGGAATGCCTTTTATTGCGGCAATCATAGCCTTCTTTGGAAATAGTACGACGGTCATGCTGAATGCCGGCGACTATTCCCGGGAATTAAAATCTGGATTTTCCGTTGGGAAGCGTGGTGTTGCATACTTTATCGCTATGGTGCCTACAACTGTACTGCTGGGGCTGATTGGAGCCATGGCTTCTACTGCGACAGGCATTGCCAACCCAATCAATGCGTTTTCCCAGATGGTACATAATAAGGTTCTGCTGATCGCAACGCTTGGATTCATTCTTTTTGCCCAGATGACCACGAACCTTGCGAGTAATGTGGTGCCGCCGGCATACGCATTTATGGACGCTTTCAAGATGAAGCACAGGACGGCAGTAATCCTGGTAGGGATCCTGGCAGTATGCACCTGTCCATGGATTCTGACGAATGACAGTTCTGCCGCTGGGCTGGATATGTTTGTAAAGATCTATACGGCCTTCTTCGGACCGATCTTTGCGGTATTGATCACCGATTACTATATCCTGCATAGAGGAAAGGTGGAAGGCGAGAAACTCGACGACCTATACGATGATAAAGGAAATCATGCAGGCATTAACTGGGCGGCCATTATCGCAACCGTGATTGGCGCTGTCATCGGACTGATTAATGTAGACATTTCCTTCTTCACAGCAACAATCCCGACAGGGCTGGTATACTATTTCTGCATGAAAAAGATGCCGTCCTGCGAAAGATTCAGGAAAGGGACTTCTTTAGAGAAGTAA
- the allB gene encoding allantoinase AllB translates to MYDVLVKNGKIVTADAVFDGNIAVKNGKIAALMSAGEEPEAAKVIDAKGNYVFPGAIDTHAHLNDPGYEWREDYEHGTAAAALGGYTTVIDMPLQNEPAMTNADLFDKKVEKVDSNAYADYCFWGGLIPDNFEDLKGMHDKGCVAFKSFIGPVSPDYSSLNYGQAYEAMQRIKEFGGRAGFHCEDFSMIKWQEARMKKEGRLDWQGFLDSRPVIAEMVATVDMIEIAKATGCKVHICHVSSPDVAQKIKEAQQEGYDITAETCSHYLSLTDKDVIANGPMFKCAPPLRSQEEVDRLWSYVEDGTFSGIASDHSPCSYDEKFKEILGSKIENVFDVWGGISGIQSGFQVAFNEGCTKRGVNPSVLANAMAVQPAKAFGIYGRKGDIKPGFDADLVIVDPQKEWEITSESLLYVNKISAFVGMKGKGLPVCTIIRGNVVAEDGKITAEKGVGTLIRRLG, encoded by the coding sequence ATGTATGATGTTTTAGTAAAAAATGGGAAAATCGTAACGGCAGATGCCGTATTTGATGGAAATATAGCAGTAAAAAATGGAAAGATCGCCGCCCTTATGTCAGCAGGCGAAGAGCCGGAAGCAGCGAAGGTCATCGATGCAAAGGGGAACTATGTGTTCCCCGGAGCGATCGATACGCATGCGCATCTGAATGATCCGGGGTATGAGTGGAGAGAAGATTACGAACATGGAACAGCGGCTGCCGCTCTGGGCGGATATACGACCGTGATCGACATGCCGCTTCAGAATGAGCCTGCCATGACCAATGCGGATTTATTTGACAAGAAAGTCGAGAAAGTAGACAGCAACGCTTATGCGGACTACTGTTTCTGGGGCGGGCTGATACCGGATAATTTTGAGGACTTAAAGGGGATGCATGACAAAGGATGCGTGGCGTTCAAATCATTTATCGGACCAGTATCTCCGGACTATAGTTCTCTTAACTACGGGCAGGCATATGAAGCAATGCAGCGCATCAAAGAATTCGGCGGACGCGCAGGGTTCCACTGCGAGGACTTCTCTATGATCAAGTGGCAGGAAGCCCGCATGAAAAAAGAAGGCCGCCTGGACTGGCAGGGATTTCTGGATTCCAGGCCGGTGATCGCAGAAATGGTTGCTACCGTGGATATGATCGAGATTGCCAAGGCTACTGGATGCAAAGTCCATATCTGCCATGTCAGCAGCCCGGATGTGGCTCAGAAGATTAAAGAGGCCCAGCAGGAAGGCTATGATATAACGGCAGAGACTTGTTCCCATTACTTAAGCCTGACGGATAAAGATGTAATTGCAAATGGCCCGATGTTCAAGTGCGCGCCGCCGCTTCGCTCTCAGGAAGAAGTGGACCGCCTCTGGTCTTATGTGGAGGACGGAACTTTCAGTGGAATCGCAAGCGACCACTCCCCTTGTTCTTATGATGAGAAATTCAAGGAAATTCTTGGAAGCAAGATTGAGAACGTGTTCGACGTATGGGGTGGAATCAGCGGAATCCAGAGCGGCTTCCAAGTTGCCTTCAACGAAGGCTGTACAAAGCGCGGCGTGAATCCAAGCGTACTCGCGAACGCAATGGCAGTACAGCCGGCAAAGGCATTTGGCATCTATGGGAGGAAAGGCGATATTAAGCCTGGATTTGATGCGGATCTCGTGATTGTTGATCCGCAGAAAGAGTGGGAGATCACCAGCGAATCGCTTCTATATGTGAATAAGATTTCCGCATTCGTGGGAATGAAAGGGAAAGGACTTCCTGTGTGCACCATCATCCGCGGAAATGTAGTAGCAGAAGACGGCAAGATTACGGCAGAAAAAGGCGTAGGAACCCTGATCAGAAGATTGGGCTAG
- a CDS encoding NCS1 family transporter has translation MSNIIENMDLNPELVQNVDPDLQPTKKRIMGSLSYTASFMGGCVSIGTFSMGAGLIGVLTVGQAILAMVIGCLVIAIALVVIGNCGHKYGIPYTIQLRSSFGTAGVKVPGLLRGVPAIIWFGFQSWVGAGAINSCFKILFGFDNLPVIYALFTILQVALAIKGFEGIKWLENISCIFIIAILAYMLYVVKTQFATEIDDVFSGIKGTWGMPFWAATTSFLGIYSTMIINASDYSRNVKEKIGPVFTGSIYTVAILPVTLFMGLIGLLVTAATGNSDPVVVFSTTMGSKFLTVVTLLFIAFAQVTTNVLNNIVPPSYVLMESFHMKWSHATIVVGILSACCMPWKLVTDQSAAGLNLFTQFYSAFLGPIFAVMAVDYYILRKKKLDINNMYNKQGVFKGVNWAAIIAIIVGSLCSLIIVQLSWYVSLIPTGLVYYFLMKTMKSAKPFRTGTIFDTNI, from the coding sequence ATGAGCAATATTATAGAAAATATGGATTTGAATCCGGAACTGGTTCAGAATGTAGACCCGGACCTTCAGCCCACAAAAAAGAGGATCATGGGATCATTGTCCTATACGGCAAGTTTTATGGGAGGGTGCGTATCGATCGGTACATTCTCTATGGGCGCGGGCCTGATCGGGGTATTGACGGTAGGCCAGGCGATTCTTGCCATGGTGATCGGATGTCTTGTGATTGCTATAGCGCTGGTAGTGATCGGAAACTGCGGGCATAAGTATGGAATTCCTTATACCATACAGCTTAGGAGCAGTTTTGGTACGGCAGGCGTCAAGGTTCCAGGACTCTTAAGAGGCGTGCCGGCAATTATCTGGTTCGGTTTCCAGAGCTGGGTTGGCGCGGGAGCCATCAACAGTTGCTTTAAGATATTATTCGGATTTGATAACCTTCCGGTTATCTACGCATTATTTACCATCCTGCAGGTTGCCCTCGCGATCAAAGGATTTGAAGGCATTAAGTGGCTGGAGAACATCTCCTGTATCTTCATCATCGCGATTCTGGCCTATATGCTGTATGTAGTCAAGACACAATTTGCGACAGAGATCGATGATGTGTTTTCAGGAATCAAAGGAACATGGGGAATGCCTTTCTGGGCAGCGACTACATCCTTCCTGGGGATCTATTCAACCATGATCATCAACGCATCCGATTATTCCCGGAACGTTAAGGAAAAAATCGGACCTGTCTTTACAGGCAGCATATACACCGTTGCGATTCTGCCTGTGACATTATTCATGGGGCTGATCGGACTTCTGGTTACGGCAGCGACAGGAAACAGCGATCCGGTAGTCGTATTCTCCACAACCATGGGAAGCAAGTTCCTTACAGTCGTAACGCTTTTGTTCATCGCATTTGCACAGGTAACGACGAACGTGCTGAACAATATCGTTCCCCCGTCCTATGTACTTATGGAATCTTTCCACATGAAATGGTCCCATGCGACCATCGTGGTAGGCATCCTCTCCGCATGCTGCATGCCCTGGAAACTGGTTACAGACCAGTCCGCAGCCGGACTGAACTTATTCACCCAGTTCTATTCCGCTTTCCTTGGCCCAATCTTCGCGGTTATGGCGGTAGATTACTATATCCTGCGCAAGAAGAAACTGGATATCAACAACATGTATAATAAGCAGGGCGTATTCAAGGGCGTCAACTGGGCGGCGATCATCGCCATCATCGTCGGCTCCCTGTGCTCGCTAATCATCGTACAGCTGTCATGGTACGTAAGCCTGATCCCGACGGGACTGGTGTACTACTTCTTGATGAAGACAATGAAAAGCGCCAAGCCATTCAGGACCGGGACAATATTTGACACCAATATTTGA
- a CDS encoding alpha/beta hydrolase, whose translation MKETREFELPSTAYLKYATIYSDSGVTPKACILYFHGGGLLYGRRDDLPALHTDLLTKAGYVIISYDYPLAPAAKLDVILDDVCSSIAHYVEHPEAYCGLDLPFFLWGRSAGAYLCLLAAAQGDLPTAPRGILSYYGYGFLCDNWFQTPSDYYRSLPAVDASCLDHAGTDLHAQGALDTHYSVYVYARQTGSWRSLLYEGREKYFYLDYTLRACPSLPCPLFCAHSTNDPDVPYAEFLELSSRYQPRQFIAPGNVHDFDRDEENPFTKKLLLESLEFLQLNT comes from the coding sequence ATGAAGGAGACAAGGGAATTCGAACTTCCAAGCACTGCTTATCTAAAATACGCCACCATCTATTCAGACAGTGGCGTGACGCCTAAAGCCTGTATTCTTTATTTCCATGGAGGCGGGCTTCTCTACGGAAGGCGGGACGATCTTCCCGCCTTACATACGGACCTGCTGACCAAGGCGGGCTATGTCATTATCTCGTATGACTATCCGCTTGCGCCTGCCGCAAAGCTGGATGTGATACTGGACGACGTCTGCTCTTCCATCGCCCACTATGTGGAGCACCCGGAGGCTTACTGCGGCTTAGACCTGCCTTTCTTCCTGTGGGGGCGCTCTGCCGGCGCGTATCTCTGCCTCCTGGCGGCCGCCCAGGGAGATCTTCCCACCGCGCCTAGAGGAATCCTTTCTTATTATGGATATGGATTCTTGTGCGACAACTGGTTTCAGACGCCAAGCGACTACTATCGCTCGCTACCCGCGGTCGATGCTTCCTGCCTGGATCACGCGGGCACGGACCTGCACGCGCAAGGCGCTTTGGATACGCACTACAGCGTCTATGTCTATGCAAGGCAGACCGGCTCCTGGCGCTCCCTGCTCTATGAGGGACGGGAAAAATACTTCTACTTGGACTATACGCTTCGCGCCTGCCCATCTCTGCCCTGCCCGTTGTTCTGCGCCCACAGCACCAATGACCCGGACGTGCCTTACGCGGAATTCCTGGAACTGTCAAGCCGCTACCAGCCCCGCCAGTTCATTGCCCCCGGGAATGTCCACGACTTTGACCGGGACGAAGAGAACCCCTTTACAAAAAAACTACTTTTGGAGTCCCTGGAGTTTCTTCAACTTAACACGTAA
- the allE gene encoding (S)-ureidoglycine aminohydrolase, with amino-acid sequence MSYLNNQVGYREDLLTTRSVIKKDNYVILEPDGLVKNAIPGYENCDVTILGSPAMGASFADYLVTARDGGKNDGIGGEGLETFLYVISGEVTVKNADKEEVLTEGGYIFSPESNKVSFANNSGKEAKLYVYKRRYERIEGYSAYTVVGNANDLPWVEYEGMENCHIKDFLPAAGDFGFDMNMHILKFKLGASHGYIETHVQEHGMYFLSGKGMYRVDDEWIPVKAGDYMFLDAYCPQACYAVGREEDFAYIYSKDCNRDVQL; translated from the coding sequence ATGAGTTATTTGAATAATCAGGTAGGATATCGAGAGGATTTATTGACAACACGTTCCGTAATCAAGAAGGACAATTATGTTATCCTTGAGCCAGACGGACTGGTAAAGAATGCAATTCCAGGCTATGAGAACTGCGATGTAACGATCCTTGGCTCTCCAGCTATGGGAGCATCTTTTGCAGATTATCTGGTAACGGCAAGAGACGGCGGAAAAAATGATGGAATTGGCGGAGAAGGGCTTGAGACATTCTTATATGTGATCTCTGGAGAAGTGACGGTAAAGAATGCGGACAAGGAAGAAGTTCTTACAGAGGGCGGATACATCTTCTCTCCTGAGAGCAACAAGGTTTCTTTCGCAAACAACAGCGGAAAAGAAGCAAAACTGTATGTTTACAAGCGCAGATATGAGAGAATCGAAGGATACAGCGCATATACGGTAGTAGGAAACGCCAATGACCTTCCATGGGTAGAGTACGAAGGAATGGAAAACTGCCACATTAAGGATTTCCTTCCGGCAGCAGGAGACTTTGGATTTGATATGAACATGCACATCCTGAAGTTCAAATTAGGCGCATCTCATGGCTACATCGAGACGCACGTTCAGGAGCACGGCATGTATTTCCTGTCTGGAAAAGGAATGTACCGCGTTGATGACGAGTGGATTCCGGTAAAGGCTGGAGACTACATGTTCCTGGATGCATATTGCCCGCAGGCATGCTATGCAGTAGGCCGCGAAGAAGATTTCGCATACATTTACTCCAAAGACTGCAACAGAGACGTGCAGCTGTAA
- the allD gene encoding ureidoglycolate dehydrogenase: protein MKLSRDELKGLMKNKLMKAGLSAEHADMTAEILTWSDERGYHSHGAVRVEYYSERIAKGGITVDPKFEWKETGPCSAIFEGDNGCGYVAATLAMEKAIEMAKKTGIAVVGMRNISHSGSIGYYTEMAAKQDLVAISFCQSDPMAVPYGGTEPYYGTNPISFAAPTADDRTVVFDMATTVQAWGKILDKRSRHESIPDSWAVDEKGQPVTDPSLVNALVPIAGAKGYGLMMMVDIFAGILLGVPFGKHVSSMYHDLSEGRNLGQMHIVMDPSRFVGLDAFKKSMSQSLDELGEMPAAEGFGKVSYPGERAVMRRDKAYATGGVEIVDEIYDYLVSDTIHFDRYDHKNRFAE, encoded by the coding sequence ATGAAACTTTCCCGCGATGAATTAAAGGGATTAATGAAAAATAAATTGATGAAGGCCGGACTTAGCGCAGAACATGCGGACATGACCGCGGAGATTCTTACATGGTCAGATGAAAGAGGTTACCACTCCCATGGGGCAGTGCGCGTGGAATATTACAGCGAAAGAATTGCCAAGGGCGGAATCACGGTAGATCCGAAGTTCGAGTGGAAAGAGACGGGCCCATGCTCTGCAATCTTCGAGGGAGACAATGGCTGCGGATATGTAGCCGCAACTCTGGCTATGGAAAAGGCAATCGAGATGGCAAAGAAGACGGGAATCGCTGTGGTAGGCATGCGTAATATCTCTCACAGCGGCTCTATCGGATATTATACAGAGATGGCTGCCAAGCAGGATCTCGTAGCAATCTCTTTCTGCCAGTCTGACCCGATGGCAGTGCCCTATGGCGGAACCGAGCCTTACTATGGAACCAACCCGATCTCATTTGCGGCCCCGACTGCGGATGACAGGACGGTGGTATTCGATATGGCTACCACAGTCCAGGCATGGGGCAAGATTCTGGATAAACGGTCCAGGCATGAATCCATTCCGGATTCCTGGGCTGTAGATGAAAAAGGGCAGCCAGTAACAGACCCAAGCCTGGTAAACGCCCTGGTTCCGATTGCAGGAGCAAAGGGATACGGCCTTATGATGATGGTGGACATCTTCGCAGGCATTCTGCTGGGAGTTCCATTTGGCAAGCATGTAAGTTCTATGTATCATGACTTGTCTGAAGGCAGAAATCTCGGACAGATGCATATTGTAATGGATCCTTCCAGATTTGTCGGACTGGATGCATTTAAGAAATCCATGTCCCAATCTCTGGATGAATTGGGAGAAATGCCCGCAGCAGAAGGATTTGGCAAGGTAAGCTATCCGGGCGAGCGCGCGGTGATGAGACGCGACAAGGCCTATGCGACAGGCGGCGTAGAGATTGTGGATGAAATCTACGACTATCTGGTAAGCGATACGATTCATTTTGACAGATATGACCATAAGAACAGATTTGCCGAATAG